The nucleotide sequence CGGGCGCCGCTGGTTGCCTCCGCGGCGCATCGTGCGGCGGCGGGCAGCAACCAGTGGTTCGGCGCCCACCCTGCTCGCGATCGGTGTATTGTAAGTGCGCGTCATAACGCGCCCGACGCGTCCGCGACGGCGCCACGCCTTCAGCCTCAGCCTTCCGCAACGCGGTTCCCCGTTTCCCATTCGTTGCACGATGGGAGAAGGGGACAGGGGATGAGGGCCAGTTCGGAGGAGAAACGGCGATGGTCGAGATTGGCCGGCTGCTTACTGCCATGGCGACCCCGTTTGACCGTGGCGGCGAGATCGATTTCAACCAGGCCGGGCGGCTCGCCCGCGCCCTGCTCGACTCCGGCTCCGACGGCCTCGTGGTGGCCGGCACCACCGGCGAGGCGCCGACGCTGACCACCAAGGAGAAGTGGCAGCTTTTCGCCACGGTGAAGAAGGCCACCGGCGGCCGCGGCGCCGTCGTCGCCGGCACGGGCAACTACAACACGGCCGAAAGCATCGAGCTCTCGCGCGAGGCCGAGCGCATCGGCGTCGACGCGCTGCTGCTCACCGTGCCCTACTACAACAAGCCTTCCCAGGAGGGGCTGTTCCGCCACTTCGAGGCGATCGCCCGCAACACCACGCTGCCCTGCATCCTCTACAACGTGCCCAGCCGCACCGTCACGGACATGAGCGCCGAGACGACGATCCGCCTCTCGCACATTCCCAACATCATCGGTATCAAGGAAGCGAGCGGCAATCTGGCGCAGATCAGCAGCATCATCCAGGGCGCCCGCGGCGACTTCCGCGTCTGGAGCGGCAACGACGAAGATACGCTGCCGGTCCTGGCGATCGGCGGTTACGGCGTGGTCAGCGTGCTCTCGCACCTGGTCGGCGCGCAGATCCAGCAGATGATCCAGGCGTTCGTCAACGGCAGCAACGAGAAGGCCGCCGAGATCCACCGCCGCCTGCTGCCGCTGGTCAAGGCGATGTTCCTGATCGGCAACCCGGCGCCGCTCAAGTATGCGCTCAACCAGTCCGGCTTCAACGTGGGTGAGCCACGCCTGCCGCTGGTGCCGCCCGACGAGCCGGTGGCCGCCAAGATCCGCGAGGCGCTTGCAGCGCAGCGCCTCGACCTGCCGGTGACCGTCTAGTGGCGCGGTTGGCAAACGGCGCGTGGCCTCACCCCCGGCCCCTCTCCATGGCTGGCCAGCGCGCGGAGCGCGCTTTGCGAGGGAGAGGGGAGAAGAGGAGCGCGGAGGCACAGTCCCACGGTCAGCCTCAATCCTCCGAGCTGAGACCCCCCCTTCCCCTGGTATCGGGGGAAGGGGACGGGGGATGGGGGCCGGTCCCATGACGGTCCTCCGCTCCGCCCTGTTCGTGCCGGCGATCCGGCCGGAGATGATCGAGAAGGCCCGCGGCCTGGCCGAGGCCGACGCGCTGGTGCTGGACCTCGAAGACTCGGTGCCGGAGAGCGGCAAGGAGCAGGCCCGCGCCGCGGCGCGCGAGGCGCTGCCGTCGCTCGTGACGCCGGGGCGGCAGCTCTGGGTGCGCGTCAACAACACCTACTCGCTGCGCACGCGCGACGACGTGCGCGCCGTCGTCTGCGAGCAGCTCGACGGCATCATGCTGCCCAAGGCCGACAAGCCGGAGCAGGTGCTCTACCTCGAAGCGCTGCTGCGCGACGCCGAGGCCGCGGCCGGGCTCGAAGCCGGCAAGCTGCGGCTGCTGCTCGTGATCGAGAGCGCCAGGGGGCTGGTCAAGTGCTACGAGACGGCGCGGGCCTCGAAGCGCACGCTGGCGATCCAGCTCGGCGCCGAGGACTACGTCACCGACCTCGGCATCGAGCGCACGCTGGCGGGCGCCGAGCTGGCCTACCCGCGCAGCCTGATCGCCGTGGCCGCGCGGGCGGCGGGCGTGCTGGCGCTGGATACGGTCTATCCCGCCATCCGCGACGAAGCCGGGCTGGTGCGCGAGGCCGAGGCGGCGCGGGCGCTGGGCTGCAAGGGCAAGTTCGCCATCCACCCCGCGCAGATCGAGCCGATCAACCGCGTGTTCACGCCCGCGGCGGAGAAGGTCGAGGAGGCGCGGCGCGTCGTCGCCGCCTATGAGGAGGCGGAGCAACAGGGCCACGGCGCCGTGCAACTCGACGGCCGCATGGTGGATGCGCCCGTCGTCGCCCGCGCCCGCGCGCTGATCGCACTGGCCGAGGCGGTCGCGGCCAAGGGGCGCGGGGTCGAGAGTGAACCCCCCGTCGAGCAGCCGGCGCGGGGCGCCTAACCCCGATTCGGCTTCAGCCGAATCGGGGTTAGGCGCCCCGGCAGCCCGTCACCGACTGGAGCGCCGTTCAGACACCTGCCATCCCCGTCACAGGAGGGGCGATCGATGTCCGCGACCCTGGACTGGCTCGGCGTAGCGACCTTCCGCCTGCAGGTGGACGGCCTCACCATTTTCCTCGACGCCTACATGGACCGCGTGCCGGCCGCGCCGCCCGTGGGCCTGACCACGGCCGAGGTCGACCGCGCCGATTTCATCCTCGTCGGCCACTCGCACTTCGACCACCTCTGGGGCGCCGAGCGCATCGCCCGCAACACGGGCGCCACGATCATCGGCTCGCACGAGACGGCGCGGCTGATGACCGAGGAAGAGGTGCCGGAGCAGCAGTTGATCGCCGTGGCCGGCGGTGAGCGTGTGCGCCTCTCGGACAACGTTTCCGTGCGGGTCTTCCCCAGCCAGCACTCCTGCATCTGGGCGAGCATGAGCGGCGGGCCGGACGAGGTCTGCCTGGGCGACCGCGGCCTGACCCTGCAGGAGCGGCAGAGCAACCTGCAGGCGCGGCAGGGGCGGCGCGGCGGCGACGAGCGGCCGGGCATGGCCGAGGTGCGGGCGCATCTCGGCGCCAACCGCCAGCGGCCCCGCGGCGAGGGCGGCGCCTTCGCCTACCTGATCGAGACGCCCGAAGGCAGCATCCTCTGGAAGGATACCTCCGGCCACTGGACCGGCATTCTGCGCGACCTGCGCCCCGACGTGGCGCTGCTGGCCGCCGCCGGCCGCGGCAACATCGACGGTGAGCCGGTGCAGGGCAGCCTGGCCGAGTTCATGGCGCGCGAGGCCGACCTGCTGCGGCCGCGGCGCATCGTCCTCTCCCACCACGACGACTGGCTGCCGCCGACCACCAGTCCGCCCAACGTCGCGCCGATCCGCAAGGAGCTCGAGCGCCAGACGCCCGGTGTCGAGCTGGTGGAGATGGGCTACTCGGAGGGCTACCCCATCCTGCGCGGCGTGCGCTAGCGGCAAGGCGGGCATGAACCGTTCCGACGCGCTCCCGTGCGCTCCGCTGTCGATGCCGCGGCTGATCATCTTCGACCTCGACGGCACGCTGGTGGACAGCCAGCAGGGCATCGCCCGCACCTTCAACGGCGCCCTGGCCGCTGGCGCCGGAGCGCGTCTACGCCATGATCGGCCTGCCGCTCTCGCACATGTTCAGCGCGGCGCTGCCCGCTGCCGATGCTCCGCTTGTGGAGGCGCTGATCGCGCATTACCGCGTGCAGTACGACGTGCTCGAAGTGCCGCGCACGCCGCCCTTCCCCGGCGTGATCGCCACGCTCGCCGCCTGCCGCGCCGCGGGCGTCGCGCTCAGCGTGGCGACGACGAAGGGCCAGCGCGTGGCCGAGGCGGTGGTGACCGCGGCGGGGCTGCGGCCGTTCATGGCGCTGGTGCTCGGCGGCGACTCCGTGCCGCGGCACAAGCCCGCGCCAGACCTGGTGCTGCGCACCCTGGCCGAGCTGCAGGCCGCACCGGAAGAAACGCTCGTCGTCGGCGACAGCAGCTACGACATGCTGATGGCCGCCAACGCGAACGTCCGCGCCGTGGGCGTCACCTACGGCGCACAGCCGGCCGCGGCGCTGGCCGCCGCCGGCGCCTGCCGCCTGATCGACGCCATGCCGGCGCTGCTGCCGCTGCTCGGCGTTGCCGCAGGGGAGGGCTGAGGCGATGCCCCGCCTCTTCCGCCGCCGCGAGCCAGCCGGCAACGCCGCTGCCAACCCGCCCGCCAAGGATGCGTCGGCCTCTGCAACCGCGGCGGCGCCGGCCCCCGCGCTGCAGCTGCGGCCGATCGGCGTGGTGCGCAACGGCGTGACGCGGCCGCGGCCGGACGGCTGGCAGGCGGTCGAATCGCGACTCGTGATCATGACGGAGCACGCGGCCGGTCTGTGCGGCATCGAGGGCTTCTCGCACCTGATCGTGCTGACCTGGCTGCACCTCGCTCTCGACGCCCGCGAGGCCGTGGCGATTCAGCCGGGCGGCGCGGCGCGGCTGCCGCCCACCGGCGTCTTCGCGCTGCGCGTGGCCGGGCGGCCGAATCCGATCGGCGTCTCCGTCGTGCCGTTGCTGCGTGTCGAGGGCACTGAGCTGCTGGTGCGCGGGTTGGACGTGGTGGACGGCACGCCGTTGCTGGACCTGAAGCCGTATCTGCCGCCCTACGACAGTGTGCCGGGGGCGCTGCTGCCCGGCTGGGCCTCGGGCTGAGGCGCGTCGAGCGCGGCCAGCGGTTCGAGGCCAGCGCTGAGGATCGAGACGCGGTCGGCGGGATGGCGGCGCTGCCAGTCCTGGGCGAAGCGCACCGCGTCGCGGAAGCTGTCGAGATGGATGACCACCCCGTCATCGTGACGGCGGCGGGAGCGGACGACGACGACGATCGACACGCCCTACCCGTTCCGCGGAGCGCCGGCCGGCGGCCGCTGGAGGAGTTGACACGTGCAGCATCGGCCTCGCCGATCAGCCGCTTGAGCATTCGCCGGTAACGAGGGTGCGGGATGGGCGCGTTGTTACCTTCTCGATCTGGACTCCATCCACTGATTTGCCGGTCGTGCCCCAGGGCCGGCAGCGTGCTGATACAGTCTGCGGAGGGCGAACATCCGCGCCACAACCGCGATCCGCGGGCAAGCTCCGTGCCAGGCGGAAGCAGCAGGCGTACGGTTGTTCATTTCCCGCGAAGCCCGTCGCCGGTCCAGAGGCGGCGTGGGGGCGTCACGATGCCGGTGCGCCGGAGTGCGGACAGGAGGAGACGATGCTGACGAAGAGCGGCCTGCGGCTGGGCATCAGCCTGCCCGGTGTCTTTCCAGGCGACCGCGTCGATACCGATCTGGTTCGGGCTTTCGCCGCGCGGGCCGAAAGCCTCGGCTATGAGGACCTCTGGCTCACGGAAAGCATCGTGGGCGGCCAGGGCACGCTGGAGCCGGTCACGCTGCTGGCGTACGCGGCGGCCTGCACGCGGCGCATCCGGCTCGGCGTCTCGGTGATTATCTTGAACTACCGGCAGCCGGTGCAGCTCGCCAAGGCGGTTGCGACGCTCGACCAGCTCAGCGGCGGGCGCGTGACCGTGGGCGTCGGCCTGGGAAACAGCACGGCGGCGTACCCCGCCTTCGGCATCGGCGCCGAGCGTCCGGTGGCGCGCTTCACCGAGAGTCTCACGATCATGAAGGCGCTCTGGACCGAGCAGCAGGTTCGCCTGAAGGGTGAGTTCTGGCAGTTAGAAGACGTCTCCGTGTCGCCGAAGCCCGTGCAGCAGCCCCACCCGCCGGTCTGGATGGGCGGCCACGCGCCGGCCGCCCTGCGCCGCGCTGTGCGGCTCGCCGACGGTTGGATGGGTGCGGGCGGCGCCCGCAATGCCGACTTCTTCACCCAGATCGCGCAGATCCGTGCGTACATGAAGGAACTCGGCCGCGACGAGGGGAGCTTCCCGCTGTCCAAGCGCGTCTACATCGCCGTCGATCACGACGAGGACCATGCCCGCGAACGTCTCAATGCCGGCATGACGCGCCAGTACGGCAGGGCGCCGGCCGGGGAAGGCGCGGGCGTCGCCGGCACGCCAGGGCAGTGCATCGAGATCCTGCGCTCCCTGCGTGACGCCGGCCTGCAGCACCTGCTGCTGCATCCCTTCGCCGACTCGCTGCAACAGCTCGAGTTGCTCACGACCGAGGTCGCGCCTGAGCTCTAGCCCGCGCTGAAAACGTCCGGCAGGGATCGACCCCGGACGGGCGGTTTGGCTGAGAAGGCGCCTCATCTCCCCTCTCCATGAAATGGAGAGGGGCTGGCGGTGAGGCCACGCGCCGGCTCCGCGTCGCCGGCTTTGAAGCGAGCAAGAAGAATGCGGCGCGGCGAGCGCGGCGCGGGGCGTTCTCTGCATCGTCCGGTCTGGGCGGCGCGTACTATAAAGGGAAG is from Dehalococcoidia bacterium and encodes:
- a CDS encoding MBL fold metallo-hydrolase, with the translated sequence MSATLDWLGVATFRLQVDGLTIFLDAYMDRVPAAPPVGLTTAEVDRADFILVGHSHFDHLWGAERIARNTGATIIGSHETARLMTEEEVPEQQLIAVAGGERVRLSDNVSVRVFPSQHSCIWASMSGGPDEVCLGDRGLTLQERQSNLQARQGRRGGDERPGMAEVRAHLGANRQRPRGEGGAFAYLIETPEGSILWKDTSGHWTGILRDLRPDVALLAAAGRGNIDGEPVQGSLAEFMAREADLLRPRRIVLSHHDDWLPPTTSPPNVAPIRKELERQTPGVELVEMGYSEGYPILRGVR
- the dapA gene encoding 4-hydroxy-tetrahydrodipicolinate synthase, coding for MVEIGRLLTAMATPFDRGGEIDFNQAGRLARALLDSGSDGLVVAGTTGEAPTLTTKEKWQLFATVKKATGGRGAVVAGTGNYNTAESIELSREAERIGVDALLLTVPYYNKPSQEGLFRHFEAIARNTTLPCILYNVPSRTVTDMSAETTIRLSHIPNIIGIKEASGNLAQISSIIQGARGDFRVWSGNDEDTLPVLAIGGYGVVSVLSHLVGAQIQQMIQAFVNGSNEKAAEIHRRLLPLVKAMFLIGNPAPLKYALNQSGFNVGEPRLPLVPPDEPVAAKIREALAAQRLDLPVTV
- a CDS encoding CoA ester lyase, producing MTVLRSALFVPAIRPEMIEKARGLAEADALVLDLEDSVPESGKEQARAAAREALPSLVTPGRQLWVRVNNTYSLRTRDDVRAVVCEQLDGIMLPKADKPEQVLYLEALLRDAEAAAGLEAGKLRLLLVIESARGLVKCYETARASKRTLAIQLGAEDYVTDLGIERTLAGAELAYPRSLIAVAARAAGVLALDTVYPAIRDEAGLVREAEAARALGCKGKFAIHPAQIEPINRVFTPAAEKVEEARRVVAAYEEAEQQGHGAVQLDGRMVDAPVVARARALIALAEAVAAKGRGVESEPPVEQPARGA
- the tsaA gene encoding tRNA (N6-threonylcarbamoyladenosine(37)-N6)-methyltransferase TrmO, which encodes MPRLFRRREPAGNAAANPPAKDASASATAAAPAPALQLRPIGVVRNGVTRPRPDGWQAVESRLVIMTEHAAGLCGIEGFSHLIVLTWLHLALDAREAVAIQPGGAARLPPTGVFALRVAGRPNPIGVSVVPLLRVEGTELLVRGLDVVDGTPLLDLKPYLPPYDSVPGALLPGWASG
- a CDS encoding LLM class flavin-dependent oxidoreductase, with protein sequence MLTKSGLRLGISLPGVFPGDRVDTDLVRAFAARAESLGYEDLWLTESIVGGQGTLEPVTLLAYAAACTRRIRLGVSVIILNYRQPVQLAKAVATLDQLSGGRVTVGVGLGNSTAAYPAFGIGAERPVARFTESLTIMKALWTEQQVRLKGEFWQLEDVSVSPKPVQQPHPPVWMGGHAPAALRRAVRLADGWMGAGGARNADFFTQIAQIRAYMKELGRDEGSFPLSKRVYIAVDHDEDHARERLNAGMTRQYGRAPAGEGAGVAGTPGQCIEILRSLRDAGLQHLLLHPFADSLQQLELLTTEVAPEL